One stretch of Cohnella algarum DNA includes these proteins:
- the nth gene encoding endonuclease III has protein sequence MNAAKMRHILDVIAEMFPDAHCELNHRNPFELTIAVLLSAQCTDETVNKVTSTLFEKYRNPEDYLSVPLEELENDIRRIGLFRNKAANIQKLCRLLIDRFGGEVPSDHESLTQLPGVGRKTANVVVSNAFGVPAIAVDTHVERVSKRLAVAKPDDSVLEVEKKLMKLVPREEWTLTHHRLIFFGRYHCKAQNPQCDVCALLDVCPDGKKRMKERSRKTSAKGQPKTAAAAKKAQGGEAL, from the coding sequence ATGAATGCCGCTAAAATGAGACACATTCTGGACGTCATCGCGGAGATGTTCCCGGACGCGCACTGCGAGCTGAATCATCGCAACCCGTTCGAATTGACGATCGCGGTGCTGCTTTCCGCCCAATGTACGGATGAAACGGTGAATAAAGTCACGTCGACGCTGTTCGAAAAATATCGTAATCCGGAAGACTATTTGAGCGTTCCGTTGGAAGAGCTGGAAAACGATATTCGCCGCATCGGGCTTTTCCGCAACAAGGCGGCCAACATACAGAAGCTTTGCCGGCTGCTGATCGACCGTTTCGGCGGGGAGGTTCCGAGCGACCACGAGTCGTTGACGCAATTGCCCGGAGTCGGGCGGAAAACGGCGAATGTCGTGGTGTCCAACGCCTTCGGCGTTCCGGCTATCGCCGTGGACACCCACGTGGAACGCGTCTCCAAACGGCTGGCCGTGGCCAAGCCGGACGATTCGGTGCTGGAGGTCGAAAAGAAACTGATGAAGCTGGTGCCGCGGGAGGAATGGACGCTCACGCACCATCGGCTTATCTTTTTTGGAAGATATCATTGCAAGGCGCAAAATCCGCAGTGCGATGTTTGCGCTTTGCTTGACGTTTGCCCGGACGGGAAAAAGAGAATGAAAGAGCGCAGCCGCAAGACGTCGGCCAAAGGGCAGCCCAAAACGGCAGCCGCAGCCAAGAAAGCGCAAGGAGGCGAGGCCCTGTGA
- a CDS encoding transposase, whose protein sequence is MLEEELAFEQFCRQFRTEDQCIAALYRFKWPNGFRCPKCGHSSAYTISTRRLPLYQCRSCRSQTSLIAGTIMEGSKTELRLWFQAIFLHCRPGGINAMSLRDILGVTYKTAWLICHKLRFAMSRRDAEFLLNGNVHIMSAIYGEKRHFFATLDEHEHPIIIGASMDSEERALHLKIKIQPKSVNAFRASRWDEKLFIDEYVDQNANCVLFTPANQSDSKRNLRRLGWRAECWLMGRFGMLGSKHFQAYLDHFCYMQNRKTDTRLDCLLKDCAAFKTVTYPKLTGSNASARYRRLRQFSNQRSKTAI, encoded by the coding sequence ATGTTGGAGGAAGAACTGGCTTTCGAGCAATTTTGCCGACAATTTCGCACGGAGGATCAATGCATTGCCGCCTTGTATCGCTTCAAATGGCCGAACGGATTCCGCTGTCCCAAGTGCGGTCATTCCAGCGCCTATACTATTTCTACTCGCCGTCTCCCTCTTTATCAGTGCAGATCTTGCCGCAGCCAGACTTCCCTCATCGCGGGCACGATTATGGAAGGAAGCAAAACGGAGCTTCGGTTATGGTTTCAAGCAATTTTTCTTCATTGCCGTCCCGGCGGGATTAATGCGATGTCGCTGCGGGATATTCTTGGCGTTACATATAAAACAGCCTGGCTGATTTGCCACAAATTGCGTTTCGCGATGAGTCGGAGAGACGCGGAATTTTTGTTGAACGGAAACGTGCATATCATGAGCGCCATTTATGGCGAAAAACGGCACTTCTTCGCAACGCTAGACGAACACGAACACCCCATTATTATCGGGGCATCGATGGATTCGGAAGAGCGCGCCTTACATTTGAAAATCAAAATTCAGCCTAAATCCGTTAACGCTTTTCGGGCCTCTCGATGGGACGAAAAACTATTTATTGACGAATATGTCGATCAAAACGCGAATTGCGTGCTTTTCACCCCCGCAAATCAAAGCGATTCCAAGAGAAATCTGAGGCGGCTGGGATGGCGTGCTGAATGTTGGCTTATGGGCCGATTCGGCATGCTTGGCTCCAAGCACTTTCAGGCTTATCTGGATCATTTTTGCTACATGCAAAACCGAAAAACCGATACCCGCCTTGACTGCCTCTTAAAGGACTGCGCAGCCTTCAAGACCGTTACCTATCCGAAGCTTACGGGCTCTAACGCTTCTGCTCGTTATCGCAGGCTGAGGCAATTTTCGAATCAAAGGTCCAAAACCGCAATTTAA
- a CDS encoding S-layer homology domain-containing protein: protein MALAANGKKWVTLIVMLALVWTGAVAASPSASAATTPFSDVPSGHWAEKHIAKLALQGIVKGNEGKFDLNGSVTRQDAVIMALRLLGLESEVDSDKVVAYPSTFQVSNYASSYVDYAFTQGLINRNEEYALAEKESGSSWGATPATREWIARLLVRAVGKEADAAAAKDRATTFNDNSAIDTALLGYVNAAVSLGLVKGTDGNKFDPKGKVSRATAATLISRAEPLVETAYPGQASGIWIGISAGQLTMLHADGSMTTYAVSDKTLFSRFDSEKLTSVDSLTLYGKALVIGDGAGGAAYVEQTDDTPQVKTVEGKLIVVNTTKYQVSLLSGEEVATYDYDPEFPPVVTDAENNALRLADLPADANVNLSIDAIRPNGKIVSISLGQSTVNKSGQGTVVSWDAANRSLTVKDETTGIAESRMASATAKYQKDGNYVGAEVLKVGDTISYEVSNGEVTSIVITSSPAASTIGGTIFKVDTSAKTIQYTETGDDEVVLKFYADNVAVKINGLTDATVADLMSGDLVTMTLNGEGKVASVEVSDSTVVNIAGAVVSSNYDPDSKVLTVKDSSGNPKAFFITDSTRYYMDGNLIDAQAAALMLYKNKKIDIGYIDDRAIKITFIAKYTGTVTANNTTTKTLTLQQSNGTSVTIPYTTPIVEIYGQTSPTFSNIAVGDTVSAILNTTQDYVSTIYVQRKVQFEVVSVDSATNKIALKSTSGVTNEWTLGTGTSFLDENGNATGIGKFAAGSFATVTMLGNTPTVLKYVPTVYGKVTAVDSATGTLQIQTNSGAVVSQSVGTSPIVYKDSVVQSSLASVQVNDRVEVRKDEQDRNVVTIVPGVAKTFFRFDGNLLYWKVASISETNNFVRLHPQAYLHDASSTLTTGSFINGNAITIYTLRGQAVEVVKQ, encoded by the coding sequence ATGGCGCTCGCGGCAAACGGGAAAAAATGGGTTACATTGATCGTCATGCTGGCGCTCGTATGGACGGGAGCGGTGGCGGCTAGCCCGTCCGCTTCGGCGGCAACGACGCCGTTCAGCGACGTCCCCTCGGGGCACTGGGCGGAGAAGCATATCGCCAAGCTGGCATTGCAAGGAATCGTGAAAGGCAACGAAGGCAAATTCGATTTGAACGGTTCAGTTACCCGTCAGGATGCGGTTATCATGGCGCTGCGATTGCTCGGATTGGAAAGCGAAGTCGACAGCGATAAAGTCGTTGCCTATCCGAGCACGTTCCAGGTGAGCAATTACGCTAGCTCGTATGTGGATTACGCATTTACGCAAGGACTCATCAATCGAAACGAAGAATACGCATTGGCGGAAAAAGAGTCCGGATCTTCCTGGGGAGCAACGCCGGCTACCCGCGAATGGATCGCTCGGCTCCTCGTGCGCGCGGTCGGCAAGGAAGCGGATGCCGCAGCGGCAAAGGACCGGGCGACAACGTTCAACGATAATTCCGCCATCGACACGGCCTTGCTCGGCTACGTTAACGCTGCCGTAAGCCTGGGCCTGGTCAAGGGAACGGACGGCAACAAGTTCGATCCGAAAGGCAAGGTTTCCCGCGCGACGGCCGCGACCTTGATCAGCCGGGCCGAACCGTTGGTCGAAACGGCCTATCCCGGCCAGGCTTCGGGAATCTGGATCGGCATTTCGGCGGGTCAGCTCACGATGCTTCATGCGGACGGATCGATGACGACATATGCCGTTTCGGATAAAACGTTGTTCTCTCGCTTCGATTCGGAGAAGTTGACGTCCGTCGACAGCCTTACGCTGTACGGCAAGGCGCTCGTCATCGGCGACGGTGCCGGCGGCGCCGCTTACGTCGAGCAAACGGACGATACGCCCCAGGTCAAAACGGTCGAGGGCAAGCTGATCGTCGTCAATACGACGAAATATCAAGTTTCGCTGTTAAGCGGAGAAGAAGTGGCCACGTACGATTACGATCCGGAATTTCCGCCGGTCGTGACCGACGCGGAAAATAACGCCTTGCGGCTTGCCGATTTGCCGGCGGATGCAAATGTCAATCTGAGCATCGATGCCATTCGCCCGAACGGAAAAATCGTATCCATCTCGCTGGGCCAATCGACGGTCAACAAAAGCGGCCAAGGGACGGTCGTTTCGTGGGATGCGGCTAACCGGTCGCTGACCGTTAAAGACGAGACGACGGGAATTGCCGAGTCCCGTATGGCATCGGCCACCGCCAAATATCAGAAGGACGGCAATTATGTCGGCGCAGAAGTATTGAAAGTCGGCGACACGATTTCCTATGAGGTTTCGAACGGAGAAGTAACCTCGATCGTCATCACCAGTTCGCCTGCGGCCAGCACGATCGGCGGAACGATTTTTAAAGTCGATACGAGCGCCAAAACGATCCAGTACACGGAGACCGGAGACGACGAAGTCGTTCTCAAATTTTACGCCGACAACGTTGCGGTGAAAATCAACGGCTTGACGGATGCAACCGTCGCCGATCTGATGAGCGGCGACCTCGTGACGATGACGCTGAACGGGGAAGGCAAAGTGGCCTCCGTCGAAGTGAGCGACAGCACGGTCGTCAATATCGCCGGCGCGGTCGTCTCTTCTAACTATGACCCAGACTCAAAAGTTTTAACTGTCAAGGATAGTTCAGGAAATCCCAAAGCATTTTTTATTACTGATTCAACACGCTACTATATGGACGGCAACTTGATCGATGCCCAGGCCGCCGCCCTCATGCTCTATAAAAACAAAAAAATCGACATCGGCTATATCGACGATCGGGCCATCAAGATTACGTTTATCGCCAAGTATACGGGCACGGTGACCGCGAACAACACGACGACCAAAACGTTAACGCTGCAGCAATCCAACGGAACCTCGGTAACGATTCCGTACACGACGCCGATAGTCGAAATTTACGGTCAAACCTCGCCGACATTTTCCAATATCGCGGTTGGCGACACGGTATCGGCCATTCTCAATACGACGCAAGATTACGTATCGACGATCTACGTTCAACGGAAAGTCCAATTCGAAGTCGTTTCGGTCGATTCGGCGACGAACAAAATTGCGCTGAAATCCACTTCGGGCGTTACGAACGAGTGGACGCTCGGAACGGGCACGTCGTTCCTTGACGAGAACGGCAACGCGACCGGAATCGGCAAATTTGCCGCCGGTTCGTTCGCAACCGTCACGATGCTCGGCAATACGCCGACCGTTCTCAAATATGTGCCGACCGTTTACGGCAAAGTGACGGCCGTCGATTCCGCAACGGGCACGCTGCAAATTCAAACGAATTCCGGCGCCGTCGTATCACAATCGGTCGGAACGTCGCCAATCGTTTACAAGGATAGCGTCGTTCAATCCTCGCTTGCTTCCGTCCAAGTAAACGACCGCGTCGAAGTTCGCAAGGACGAGCAGGACCGCAACGTGGTAACGATCGTTCCCGGAGTCGCCAAAACGTTCTTCCGCTTCGACGGAAATCTTCTTTACTGGAAAGTAGCCTCCATCTCGGAAACGAACAATTTCGTCAGGCTTCATCCGCAAGCTTATCTTCACGACGCGAGCTCGACGCTGACGACGGGCAGCTTCATTAACGGCAACGCCATCACGATCTACACACTTCGCGGCCAAGCCGTCGAAGTAGTCAAGCAATAA
- a CDS encoding N-acetylmuramoyl-L-alanine amidase: MKNWTSLLFVAIVMLFLTAGAATAQTVTPKLILDGKVLEPTEPPQIIGNFTMVPVRIVTENLGYTVDYNKDTKQVTVNNGTSVVVMTIGKKTATVDGAEQTMLASPVAKSNTTLIPLRFTGEAFGLQVYWDNVAKSAFLYSANGSGGTTGEEPAESPPPDGGTVGVVDPDDGTGAGEAPGDNAGGSETPGGENGNGGGTVTKPSANTGTVNEVRFENEAVIFTYEGILQPRISTLTGPDRIIVDIPYSAFGPSFSPGFAADPNVQAGELVVEGHAVLQKIRYSKFSDEPPTLRFVLDLTQASGFEMTNDLTSRQLKIALTSPSVQVPSAPEKSAYTIVIDAGHGGSDPGASSITKKREKDFNLSVVLKLQALLATESRLNVVLTRSDDTYPTLADRANLANSIGADLFLSVHANSNSPSINGSETYYTRADSKAFAEAIHQYAVPAGGLKDNGLRTANYYVTRETKMPAVLYEAGYLSNASDEAQLFTEDFQNRLAQGLATAIKTYLNLA; the protein is encoded by the coding sequence ATGAAAAATTGGACGTCCCTGTTGTTTGTCGCCATCGTCATGCTGTTCCTGACGGCTGGGGCCGCTACCGCGCAAACGGTTACCCCTAAGCTCATCCTGGACGGCAAAGTTTTGGAACCGACCGAACCGCCGCAAATTATCGGCAATTTTACGATGGTTCCGGTTCGGATCGTGACGGAAAATCTCGGGTATACGGTCGATTACAACAAAGACACGAAGCAAGTCACCGTCAATAACGGCACGTCGGTCGTCGTTATGACGATCGGCAAGAAGACCGCGACGGTCGACGGAGCGGAACAAACGATGCTGGCTTCGCCGGTCGCCAAGTCGAACACGACGCTCATTCCGCTGCGTTTTACCGGCGAGGCGTTCGGTCTGCAAGTGTATTGGGACAACGTCGCCAAGTCCGCGTTTCTCTACAGCGCGAACGGCAGCGGCGGAACGACCGGAGAGGAACCGGCCGAATCGCCTCCTCCGGACGGAGGAACGGTCGGGGTGGTCGACCCCGATGACGGAACCGGCGCGGGGGAAGCGCCCGGCGATAACGCCGGCGGAAGCGAAACGCCGGGCGGAGAGAACGGAAACGGCGGCGGGACCGTGACGAAGCCGTCCGCGAATACCGGCACGGTCAACGAAGTGCGGTTCGAAAACGAAGCCGTCATTTTTACATACGAAGGCATCCTTCAGCCCCGAATTTCTACGCTTACCGGTCCGGACCGGATTATCGTCGATATCCCGTATTCGGCATTCGGACCATCGTTTAGTCCCGGCTTTGCCGCCGATCCAAACGTTCAGGCCGGCGAGCTTGTCGTGGAAGGACACGCCGTATTGCAAAAAATCCGTTACTCCAAGTTTTCGGACGAACCGCCGACGCTGCGTTTCGTGCTCGATCTCACTCAGGCATCCGGATTCGAAATGACGAACGATCTGACGAGCCGGCAATTGAAAATCGCGTTGACGTCGCCGTCCGTGCAGGTGCCTTCGGCGCCGGAGAAATCCGCATATACGATCGTGATCGATGCCGGTCACGGGGGCTCCGATCCCGGCGCTTCGAGCATTACGAAAAAAAGGGAAAAAGATTTCAACCTGTCGGTCGTGCTCAAGCTGCAAGCGCTGCTCGCGACGGAATCTCGGCTGAACGTCGTGCTGACCCGTTCGGACGATACGTACCCGACGCTGGCGGATCGGGCGAATTTGGCCAACTCGATCGGCGCCGATTTGTTCTTGTCCGTGCACGCCAACAGCAATTCGCCTTCCATCAACGGCAGCGAAACGTATTATACCCGCGCGGACAGCAAAGCGTTCGCCGAAGCGATTCATCAATACGCCGTTCCGGCGGGCGGGTTGAAGGATAACGGGCTGCGCACGGCCAATTATTATGTAACGCGGGAAACGAAAATGCCCGCAGTATTGTACGAGGCCGGGTACCTGTCCAACGCCTCCGACGAGGCGCAATTGTTCACGGAGGATTTTCAAAACAGGTTGGCGCAAGGGCTGGCTACCGCAATCAAAACGTATTTGAATCTGGCATAA
- the leuD gene encoding 3-isopropylmalate dehydratase small subunit: protein MQPFDKLTGLVAPVDRVNVDTDAIIPKQFLKRIERSGFGQFLFYEWRFDEQGATIPDFSLNLPRFQGASVLISRANFGCGSSREHAPWAILDYGFRVVIAPSFADIFYNNCFKNGILPIKLSEEQVEELFQKTNAKEGYSLTVDLENKRISDEDGLAISFDLDEHRRQFLLQGLDDIGLTLQHDDKIAEYEMQHKARLANTF, encoded by the coding sequence ATGCAACCATTTGACAAATTGACGGGCCTTGTCGCCCCGGTCGATCGCGTGAACGTAGATACGGACGCCATCATCCCCAAACAATTTTTGAAACGGATCGAACGGAGCGGCTTCGGCCAGTTCCTGTTCTACGAATGGAGATTCGACGAACAGGGCGCCACGATTCCCGATTTCAGCCTGAACTTGCCGCGGTTCCAGGGCGCTTCCGTCCTGATCTCCCGCGCCAACTTCGGCTGCGGCTCCTCTCGGGAGCATGCGCCTTGGGCGATTCTCGATTACGGCTTCCGCGTCGTGATCGCGCCTTCGTTCGCCGATATTTTTTACAACAACTGCTTTAAAAACGGCATTCTTCCGATCAAGCTGAGCGAAGAGCAAGTCGAGGAACTGTTCCAGAAGACGAACGCCAAGGAAGGCTACTCCCTGACGGTCGATCTGGAGAACAAACGGATTTCCGACGAAGACGGGCTGGCCATTTCCTTCGACCTCGACGAGCATCGCCGCCAGTTCCTGCTCCAAGGGCTGGACGACATCGGGCTTACGCTTCAGCATGACGACAAAATCGCGGAGTACGAGATGCAGCATAAGGCGCGGCTTGCCAATACGTTTTAA
- the leuC gene encoding 3-isopropylmalate dehydratase large subunit, translating into MSKKTMFEKIWDNHVIHSEEGKPSILYIDLHLVHEVTSPQAFEGLRMSGRKVRRPDLTFATMDHNVPTRDRFNIKDPISKQQVDTLTNNCKEFGVKLYDLNTIDQGVVHVMGPELGLTHPGKTIVCGDSHTSTHGAFGALAFGIGTSEVEHVLATQCLQQAKPKTMKVRFIGQRPTGITAKDLILGLIAKYGTDFATGYVIEYTGEAIRALSMEERMTVCNMSIEGGARAGLIAPDETTFNYLRGREYAPQGEAFDRAVEQWKQLVSDEGAEYDAVVDLDVSTLVPQVTWGTSPGMGTGITSTVPYPEQLPTENERKAAEKALEYMDLKPGTPMSEIPIDYVFIGSCTNGRIEDLRAAAKVAKGYKVKPTVTAIVVPGSGRVKLQAEKEGLDKIFIEAGFEWRDAGCSMCLAMNPDVLKPGQRCASTSNRNFEGRQGRGGRTHLVSPEMAAAAAVTGKFTDVRNWKFESEVTA; encoded by the coding sequence ATGAGTAAAAAGACGATGTTCGAGAAAATTTGGGACAATCACGTCATCCACTCGGAAGAGGGGAAACCTAGCATTTTGTACATTGACCTGCATCTCGTGCACGAGGTGACGAGTCCGCAAGCGTTCGAAGGCTTGCGCATGAGCGGCCGCAAGGTTCGCCGTCCGGACCTGACGTTCGCGACGATGGATCACAACGTTCCGACCCGGGACCGTTTCAACATCAAGGATCCGATTTCCAAGCAGCAAGTCGACACGTTGACCAACAACTGCAAAGAGTTCGGAGTCAAGCTTTACGACCTGAACACGATCGACCAAGGCGTCGTGCACGTCATGGGGCCGGAACTGGGCCTCACGCATCCGGGCAAAACGATCGTCTGCGGCGACAGCCACACGTCGACCCACGGCGCGTTCGGCGCGCTCGCGTTCGGCATCGGGACGAGCGAAGTCGAGCACGTGCTGGCTACCCAGTGCTTGCAGCAGGCAAAGCCGAAGACGATGAAGGTTCGCTTTATCGGACAGCGTCCGACGGGCATTACGGCCAAAGACTTGATCCTCGGCCTCATCGCCAAATACGGCACCGATTTTGCGACCGGCTACGTCATCGAGTATACGGGCGAAGCGATTCGCGCCCTGTCGATGGAGGAGCGGATGACCGTCTGCAACATGTCCATCGAAGGCGGCGCCCGCGCCGGCCTGATCGCGCCGGACGAAACGACGTTCAACTACTTGCGCGGACGCGAGTACGCGCCGCAAGGCGAAGCGTTCGACCGCGCGGTCGAGCAATGGAAGCAGCTGGTCAGCGACGAAGGCGCCGAGTACGATGCGGTCGTCGATCTCGACGTCTCGACGCTCGTGCCGCAAGTTACGTGGGGAACGAGCCCCGGCATGGGTACCGGCATTACGTCGACCGTTCCTTACCCGGAACAGCTCCCGACGGAAAACGAACGCAAAGCCGCGGAAAAAGCATTGGAATACATGGACTTGAAACCGGGCACGCCGATGTCGGAAATCCCGATCGACTATGTGTTTATCGGTTCCTGCACGAACGGCCGGATCGAAGACCTGCGCGCCGCCGCGAAAGTTGCGAAAGGCTACAAAGTCAAGCCGACCGTGACCGCGATCGTCGTTCCCGGCTCCGGGCGCGTCAAACTGCAGGCCGAGAAGGAAGGTCTCGACAAGATCTTCATCGAAGCGGGCTTCGAATGGCGCGATGCGGGCTGCTCGATGTGTCTGGCGATGAACCCGGACGTGCTGAAGCCCGGACAGCGTTGCGCGTCGACTTCGAACCGCAACTTCGAAGGCCGCCAAGGCCGCGGCGGACGGACGCACCTCGTTTCGCCGGAGATGGCGGCAGCGGCAGCGGTTACGGGCAAGTTCACCGACGTCCGCAATTGGAAATTCGAATCCGAAGTAACGGCTTAA
- a CDS encoding LysR family transcriptional regulator: MEFRLLQYVIQIAAERNFSRAAEKLHIAQPSLSQQLSKLEKELGVLLFKRSTNSVELTHAGSVFVDKAQRIVDMTEQLRREMEDIADLRKGRIVIGSLPMTGTHVLPLVIPAFRAAYPDIEIALVEETSAELEQLTASGGTDVSVLSLPLVEQALTYEPIMEEGLLLAVPSEHRLAARRAGEPVAVEELREESFVLLKKGQGFRDISLRMCRGAGFEPKIAFESGNIETVQSLVAAGLGIAFVPEMVTRQSGQGLAPKYVPLLGAPTRTLVIAYRKGRYLSNAAEAFISTIRRVIGGTESGRSGSGGG; the protein is encoded by the coding sequence ATGGAATTCCGCTTGCTCCAGTACGTCATTCAAATCGCGGCCGAGCGCAATTTTTCCCGCGCCGCCGAAAAGCTGCACATCGCCCAGCCGTCGCTCAGCCAGCAGCTGTCCAAGCTGGAAAAGGAGCTCGGCGTGCTGCTGTTCAAGCGAAGCACGAACTCGGTCGAGCTCACCCATGCCGGCTCCGTCTTCGTCGACAAGGCGCAGCGGATCGTCGACATGACGGAGCAGCTGCGCCGCGAAATGGAAGACATCGCGGACTTGCGCAAAGGCCGGATCGTCATCGGCAGCCTTCCGATGACGGGAACGCACGTGCTCCCGCTCGTCATTCCCGCTTTTCGCGCCGCGTACCCGGACATCGAAATCGCCCTCGTCGAAGAAACGTCGGCGGAGCTCGAGCAGCTGACCGCGAGCGGCGGGACCGACGTCAGCGTCCTGTCGCTTCCGCTGGTCGAGCAAGCGCTGACGTACGAGCCGATCATGGAGGAAGGCCTTCTGCTCGCCGTTCCTTCCGAACACCGCCTTGCCGCCCGTCGCGCCGGCGAACCCGTCGCGGTGGAAGAGCTGCGCGAGGAATCGTTCGTGCTGCTGAAAAAAGGGCAGGGCTTTCGGGACATTTCGCTGCGCATGTGCAGAGGTGCGGGGTTCGAACCGAAAATCGCCTTCGAAAGCGGCAATATCGAGACCGTGCAATCGCTCGTCGCCGCCGGCCTCGGCATCGCGTTCGTGCCGGAGATGGTTACCCGCCAGTCGGGACAGGGACTCGCGCCCAAGTATGTGCCGCTCCTGGGCGCGCCGACGCGCACGCTCGTCATCGCCTATCGGAAGGGCCGCTATTTGTCCAATGCCGCGGAAGCGTTCATCTCGACGATTCGCCGCGTCATCGGGGGCACCGAAAGCGGGAGAAGCGGCTCCGGCGGCGGCTAA
- a CDS encoding carbon-nitrogen family hydrolase, producing MSSKMRVALVQMHIEAGNPDRNFERAERMLAQAVTADPKPDVLLVPEMWNTGYALDRIGELADPEGARTKAFVSAFSRQHGVNVVAGSIANLREGGTDRSGRVTNTVYVFDRKGEVTAEYSKIHLFQLMDEHLHLEAGDRPGRFELEGTAAAAMICYDIRFPELSRMLALGGAKVLFVPAEWPHPRLHHWRTLLQARAIENQMYVVACNRVGKSGTSEFFGHSMIIDPWGEVIAEGGEDETIVTAELDLALVDEVRGRIPVFADRRPALYEI from the coding sequence ATGAGCAGCAAAATGCGCGTCGCGCTTGTTCAAATGCATATAGAAGCGGGAAACCCCGACCGGAATTTCGAGCGCGCGGAGCGGATGCTCGCGCAGGCCGTAACCGCGGATCCGAAGCCGGACGTCCTGCTCGTTCCGGAAATGTGGAACACCGGGTATGCGCTCGATCGGATCGGCGAGCTGGCGGATCCGGAAGGGGCCCGCACGAAGGCGTTCGTATCCGCGTTCAGCCGCCAGCACGGCGTCAACGTGGTTGCCGGATCGATCGCGAATCTCCGCGAAGGCGGGACGGACCGTTCCGGCCGCGTGACCAACACCGTCTACGTCTTCGACCGCAAGGGAGAAGTTACGGCGGAATATTCGAAAATCCATCTGTTTCAACTGATGGACGAGCATTTGCACCTGGAGGCGGGCGACCGGCCGGGACGATTCGAGCTGGAAGGGACCGCCGCGGCCGCGATGATCTGCTACGACATCCGCTTTCCGGAGCTGTCGAGAATGCTGGCGCTGGGCGGCGCGAAGGTGCTGTTCGTTCCGGCCGAATGGCCGCACCCGCGGCTCCACCATTGGCGGACGCTGCTGCAAGCGCGGGCGATCGAGAACCAGATGTACGTCGTCGCCTGCAATCGCGTCGGCAAAAGCGGGACGAGCGAGTTTTTCGGCCACTCCATGATTATCGACCCGTGGGGCGAAGTGATCGCCGAAGGCGGCGAGGACGAGACCATCGTGACGGCCGAGCTCGACCTGGCGCTTGTCGACGAAGTGAGGGGACGGATCCCGGTGTTTGCCGACCGCCGTCCCGCGCTGTACGAGATTTGA